The proteins below are encoded in one region of Brachyspira intermedia PWS/A:
- a CDS encoding tetratricopeptide repeat protein, with protein MDNSSDYSLQNKVNNMISHYKEICDREPHNHKARVDFGVFYTQLGNHKEAIELFKEALLIKNNDYSIYRLLGISYTKINNYYNAITYLEKACELENNDYISLNWLGKCYIEVGRYEDAVNVLNKSFMLAPKEYLNWRTLGIALYNLKRTDESIESFERAIELNKYDYNSLYMLAIAYKDKYEYKKAIDILKKVTEVEKDNYSAYFNMGLCFFMIDDFDNAVSAFNSALNIDDKDYLLYYYLGISLYETKDYINAISYLNKSIEINNSHSSSYYYLGLSYYSAGLYDNAGNVLEECVKLDGNNKEVYILLANTYNAMGDIEKSIIAFNKSKEIIS; from the coding sequence ATGGATAATTCATCAGATTATAGTCTTCAAAACAAAGTAAATAATATGATATCTCATTATAAAGAAATATGCGATAGAGAACCTCATAATCATAAAGCCAGAGTAGATTTCGGGGTATTCTATACTCAATTAGGAAATCATAAAGAAGCTATAGAGCTTTTCAAAGAGGCTTTACTCATAAAAAATAATGATTATTCTATATATAGACTTTTAGGAATATCATATACAAAGATAAATAATTACTATAATGCTATTACATATCTTGAAAAAGCTTGTGAATTAGAAAATAATGATTATATAAGTCTTAATTGGCTTGGCAAATGCTATATAGAAGTTGGACGTTATGAAGATGCTGTAAATGTATTAAATAAATCTTTTATGCTCGCACCTAAAGAATATCTTAATTGGCGTACTTTGGGAATAGCTTTATATAATCTAAAAAGAACAGATGAATCTATAGAATCTTTTGAAAGAGCCATAGAACTTAATAAATATGATTATAATAGTCTATATATGCTCGCTATAGCCTATAAAGATAAATATGAATATAAAAAAGCTATAGATATATTAAAGAAAGTAACAGAAGTAGAAAAAGATAATTACTCCGCATATTTTAATATGGGACTATGCTTCTTTATGATTGATGACTTTGATAATGCTGTATCTGCTTTTAATAGTGCTTTAAATATAGATGATAAAGATTATTTGCTATACTATTATCTTGGAATTTCTCTATATGAAACAAAAGACTATATAAATGCCATATCATATTTAAATAAATCTATAGAAATAAATAATAGCCATTCATCATCTTATTATTATTTAGGGCTTTCATACTATTCAGCAGGACTTTATGATAATGCTGGAAATGTGCTAGAAGAATGTGTTAAATTAGATGGTAATAATAAAGAAGTTTATATATTGCTTGCTAACACTTATAATGCTATGGGAGACATAGAAAAATCTATAATAGCATTCAATAAATCTAAAGAAATAATATCTTAA
- the ribH gene encoding 6,7-dimethyl-8-ribityllumazine synthase, whose product MKTFEGKLVSEKPIKIGIVCARFNEFIVSKLLGGALDALSRHNIKDDDITVAWVPGAFEIPLIASKMAKSKKYDAVVCLGAVIRGSTTHYDYVCAEVSKGIANVSLNSDIPVMFGVLTTENIEQAIERAGTKAGNKGFDSAMAAIEMVNLIREIEK is encoded by the coding sequence ATGAAAACTTTTGAAGGAAAACTCGTTAGTGAAAAACCAATTAAAATCGGTATAGTGTGTGCTAGATTCAATGAATTCATTGTTTCTAAACTTTTGGGCGGTGCTTTAGATGCTTTATCTCGTCATAACATAAAAGACGATGATATTACTGTAGCTTGGGTGCCTGGTGCTTTTGAGATACCTCTAATAGCTTCTAAAATGGCTAAATCTAAAAAGTATGATGCTGTTGTTTGTTTGGGTGCTGTTATAAGAGGTTCTACTACTCATTATGATTATGTTTGTGCTGAAGTTTCTAAAGGTATTGCCAATGTTTCTCTTAATTCTGATATACCTGTAATGTTCGGCGTACTTACTACTGAAAACATTGAACAGGCTATTGAAAGAGCAGGAACTAAAGCTGGAAACAAGGGATTTGATTCTGCTATGGCTGCTATTGAAATGGTTAATTTAATCAGAGAGATAGAAAAGTAA
- the rpsT gene encoding 30S ribosomal protein S20 produces the protein MPNIASASKRLRQNEVRNLYNRKIKSFLNTQKKKVIKAVESNDKNLASEEFKKYASALDKAARKSVIHSNRAAAKKSDMMKKINAMN, from the coding sequence ATGCCTAATATAGCTTCAGCATCTAAAAGATTAAGACAAAATGAAGTTAGAAATCTTTACAATAGAAAAATTAAAAGTTTCTTAAATACTCAGAAAAAGAAAGTAATTAAAGCAGTAGAAAGCAATGATAAAAATCTTGCTTCAGAAGAATTCAAAAAATATGCGAGTGCTTTAGATAAAGCTGCTAGAAAATCAGTTATTCATTCTAATAGAGCAGCTGCTAAAAAATCAGATATGATGAAAAAAATTAATGCTATGAATTAA
- a CDS encoding PepSY-like domain-containing protein — MKYLKLIFLILMLNINIYSQTMTENSLPLRAKNFLNINFPGNNIESVSLYQNGGGYEVDIDFGYKFIFYNTGLWKKISIINDETKNIGIPRSCIHKSMVNVIDNEYPHSKITDIERRDKNFLIKLDDKYLIEITGYGIIISQENLDNVQSEATN; from the coding sequence ATGAAATATTTAAAATTGATTTTTCTTATATTAATGCTAAATATAAATATATATTCTCAAACTATGACAGAAAATTCTCTGCCTTTGAGAGCAAAAAATTTTTTAAATATTAATTTTCCAGGAAATAATATAGAATCTGTTTCATTATATCAAAATGGCGGCGGATATGAAGTTGATATAGATTTTGGTTATAAATTTATTTTTTATAATACAGGCCTTTGGAAAAAAATATCTATAATCAATGATGAAACTAAAAATATTGGAATACCTAGAAGCTGCATACATAAGTCTATGGTTAATGTTATAGATAATGAGTATCCGCATTCTAAAATTACGGATATAGAGAGAAGAGATAAAAATTTTCTTATCAAATTAGATGATAAATATTTAATAGAAATTACAGGCTATGGTATTATAATTAGTCAGGAAAATTTGGATAATGTTCAATCTGAAGCAACTAATTAA
- the fabV gene encoding enoyl-ACP reductase FabV produces MVVEPKILNNICITAHPLGCAKEVENQINYVKSQPKVKSNVKNALILGASGGYGLASRIAIAYGLGAKTMSVSFEKEATARRTATPGWYNNEAFSSFAKKDGIEDKNLILDAFLNASKEEVIKEAKTFFNGEKIDLLIYSLAAPVRMDESTGTLYRSSLKPIGKKYNGIGVDFLTEELLEVSIDPANEDDIKSTVKVMGGEDWKLWTDALLNADLLAENAINVAYSYIGPEMTKAVYREGTIGKAKDHLEATAHELDKEMQDKIKGHAYVSVNKAVVTRSSAVIPTVPLYIGILFKVMKNKGLHEGCIEQMYRLLNEKLYNGGEVPVDSENRIRLDDWELREDVQKEVLDSWNKLTKDNLKEIADLALFRKDYMNMHGFDEEGIDYSQDVQI; encoded by the coding sequence ATGGTAGTAGAGCCAAAAATATTAAATAATATATGTATAACAGCTCATCCATTAGGCTGTGCTAAAGAAGTAGAAAATCAAATTAATTATGTGAAATCACAGCCAAAAGTAAAATCTAATGTAAAAAATGCTCTTATATTAGGAGCTTCAGGCGGATACGGACTAGCAAGCAGAATAGCTATAGCTTATGGATTAGGTGCTAAAACTATGAGTGTGTCATTTGAAAAAGAAGCTACAGCAAGAAGAACAGCTACACCAGGCTGGTATAATAATGAGGCTTTTTCTTCTTTCGCTAAAAAAGACGGAATAGAGGATAAAAACTTAATATTAGATGCTTTTTTAAACGCTTCAAAAGAAGAAGTTATTAAAGAAGCTAAAACATTCTTTAATGGTGAAAAAATAGATTTGCTTATATACAGTTTGGCAGCTCCAGTAAGAATGGACGAATCAACAGGAACACTTTACCGTTCATCTTTAAAACCTATAGGAAAAAAATATAATGGTATAGGTGTAGATTTCCTTACAGAGGAGTTATTAGAGGTATCTATTGACCCTGCTAATGAAGATGATATAAAATCTACTGTAAAAGTTATGGGCGGAGAAGATTGGAAATTATGGACAGATGCCTTACTTAATGCTGATCTATTAGCTGAAAATGCTATCAATGTAGCTTACTCTTATATAGGCCCTGAAATGACAAAAGCAGTATATAGAGAAGGTACTATAGGAAAAGCTAAGGATCATTTAGAGGCAACAGCTCATGAATTGGATAAAGAGATGCAGGATAAAATCAAAGGACACGCATATGTGTCAGTAAACAAGGCCGTAGTAACTAGATCTTCAGCAGTTATCCCTACAGTTCCACTTTATATAGGCATATTGTTCAAGGTAATGAAAAATAAAGGCCTTCATGAGGGCTGTATAGAGCAAATGTATAGACTTTTGAACGAAAAACTCTATAATGGCGGAGAAGTACCTGTTGACAGTGAAAACAGAATAAGATTAGATGATTGGGAATTGAGAGAAGATGTTCAAAAAGAAGTTTTGGATTCTTGGAATAAATTAACAAAAGATAATCTAAAAGAAATAGCTGATTTAGCATTATTCAGAAAAGATTATATGAATATGCATGGCTTTGATGAAGAAGGTATTGATTATAGCCAAGATGTTCAGATATGA
- a CDS encoding very short patch repair endonuclease translates to MSDTKTPEERSRNMARIKSENTKPENIVRKYLFKHGFRYRKNDKRYPGKPDIVLPKYHTIIFVNGCFWHMHNCSRGRMPLSNKSYWVPKIKRNIERDKNNIINLESMGWKVIVIWECELKNKIAEERLKKLCEEIINDKN, encoded by the coding sequence ATGTCAGATACAAAAACTCCTGAAGAAAGAAGCCGAAATATGGCAAGAATAAAAAGTGAAAATACAAAACCTGAAAATATTGTTAGAAAATATCTTTTTAAACATGGATTTAGATATAGAAAAAATGATAAAAGATATCCCGGCAAACCAGATATCGTACTTCCAAAATATCATACTATAATTTTTGTCAACGGATGTTTTTGGCATATGCATAACTGTTCAAGAGGAAGAATGCCTCTTTCTAATAAAAGCTATTGGGTACCTAAAATAAAACGCAACATAGAAAGGGACAAAAATAATATAATAAATTTAGAATCAATGGGATGGAAAGTTATTGTAATTTGGGAATGTGAACTAAAAAATAAAATTGCAGAAGAAAGACTGAAAAAGTTATGTGAAGAAATAATAAATGATAAAAATTAA
- a CDS encoding rubrerythrin family protein, with the protein MNLKGSKTEVNLRNAFIGEAMARCRYMYYAEKAREEGKEDVAAAYEKFARNEQEHAKIWFENFHGIPTTEENLKESIINENYESIDMYLSYAKTAQEEGFDELAMAFMNVARIEDGHKKQFQSLLRASKVDIPSWQCDICGYIDSENKNPSICPVCKHKIKK; encoded by the coding sequence ATGAATTTGAAAGGATCTAAAACTGAGGTTAATTTGAGAAATGCTTTTATAGGTGAGGCTATGGCTAGATGTAGGTACATGTATTATGCTGAAAAAGCCCGTGAGGAAGGAAAAGAAGATGTTGCTGCTGCTTATGAAAAATTTGCAAGAAATGAACAGGAACATGCTAAAATATGGTTTGAAAATTTTCATGGTATACCTACTACAGAAGAAAATTTAAAAGAATCTATAATAAATGAAAATTACGAATCTATAGATATGTATCTTTCTTATGCTAAAACTGCCCAAGAAGAAGGTTTTGATGAGTTGGCTATGGCTTTTATGAATGTTGCGAGGATTGAAGATGGACATAAAAAACAATTCCAAAGTTTACTTAGAGCTAGTAAAGTAGATATACCAAGCTGGCAATGTGATATATGCGGATATATAGATTCTGAAAATAAAAATCCTAGTATATGTCCTGTATGTAAGCATAAAATAAAAAAATAA
- a CDS encoding CoA-disulfide reductase, which translates to MKKVIIIGGVAAGMSAAAKARRIDKEAVITVYEKTDVVSWGACGMPYYVGGFYESPNTMIARTAEATIKSGIDLKVKHEVLKIDAKNKKVLVKDIINNKEFEDNYDSLLIATGAKSIIPNIPNINIGNVSTLKDFSDSINMREKMKDSNIKNVVILGAGFIAIEAAHALKHIGKNVTIIQRSDRVFGNKFDKEFSDMVIEHIKENVDLHLNEKVQSLEADNNNNVKAVITDKGKYDADYVVVAIGVTPNNDLAKEVGIKLMDNGAILVDREGKTSIDSIYAAGDCASIYDKVLDDQTYAALATGANKLGRMVASNLVGGHEKFIGSLTSACILAFELEAARTGITEEEAKKRNINYKTVTVKDLDHTHYYPGYQDLHIKLIYLADSRKIIGGQILGKRGAVLRADVIAACIHAGLTVDELGMLDLCYAPPFARTWDSLNVAGNAAK; encoded by the coding sequence ATGAAAAAAGTTATAATAATAGGAGGCGTTGCTGCCGGAATGAGTGCGGCTGCTAAGGCTAGAAGAATAGATAAAGAAGCTGTAATTACGGTTTATGAAAAGACAGATGTTGTATCTTGGGGAGCATGCGGTATGCCTTATTATGTAGGCGGTTTTTATGAAAGCCCTAATACTATGATAGCAAGAACTGCTGAGGCTACTATAAAATCGGGAATAGACTTGAAAGTTAAGCATGAAGTTTTAAAAATAGATGCTAAAAATAAGAAGGTATTAGTTAAAGATATTATTAATAATAAAGAATTTGAAGATAATTATGATTCGCTTCTCATAGCTACAGGAGCAAAATCAATAATACCTAATATACCAAACATTAATATAGGAAATGTATCTACTTTAAAAGACTTTAGTGACTCTATTAATATGAGAGAGAAAATGAAAGACTCTAATATTAAAAATGTTGTAATATTGGGTGCTGGATTTATAGCTATAGAGGCTGCTCATGCTTTGAAGCATATAGGAAAGAATGTTACTATTATACAGCGTTCAGACAGAGTATTTGGAAATAAATTTGATAAAGAATTTTCTGATATGGTGATAGAGCATATAAAAGAAAATGTTGACTTACATCTTAATGAAAAAGTTCAGTCATTAGAAGCTGATAATAACAATAATGTAAAAGCAGTTATTACAGACAAAGGTAAATATGATGCTGATTATGTTGTTGTTGCTATAGGTGTTACACCTAATAATGATTTAGCTAAAGAAGTTGGCATTAAATTAATGGATAATGGTGCTATTTTAGTTGATAGGGAAGGAAAAACAAGCATTGATTCTATATATGCTGCTGGAGATTGTGCTAGCATATATGATAAAGTATTAGATGATCAGACTTATGCTGCTCTTGCTACAGGGGCTAACAAATTAGGAAGAATGGTTGCAAGCAATTTGGTAGGAGGGCATGAAAAGTTTATAGGAAGTTTAACTAGTGCCTGTATACTTGCTTTTGAACTTGAAGCTGCAAGAACAGGTATAACAGAAGAAGAAGCTAAAAAAAGAAATATCAATTACAAAACTGTTACTGTAAAAGATTTAGATCATACACATTATTATCCTGGTTATCAGGACTTACATATAAAACTTATATATTTAGCTGATAGCAGAAAGATAATAGGCGGTCAGATATTAGGAAAAAGAGGTGCTGTATTGAGGGCTGATGTTATAGCTGCTTGTATACATGCAGGGCTTACTGTAGATGAATTAGGAATGTTAGATTTATGTTATGCTCCTCCTTTCGCAAGAACTTGGGATTCTTTGAATGTGGCAGGAAATGCGGCTAAATAA
- a CDS encoding McrC family protein: MIKLKDNTKHEKLINIKENISEEDIISIKEIASKTLSDVKDNIIIFPNSIKESKDLEEDSRIFDIINDSLLTNNIMGFISYNNTQIKISSRFAVNDNEDYFLHYMLMKVLSINIVNLEHSKDYDDSFDFLIYMFISFFKRALRQGLFKQYKLIKHNDANVKGTIDINRYIKNNIPFNGKISYNTREYSYDNNITQLIRHTIEYINNKNRYLLSYDSEIKNYVQQVFYSTSSYERNKRESIINKNLKKLSHPYYYEYEPLRKICIQILRHEKLKYGSNDNTVYGLLFDGAWLFEEYLNTFLSKENFIHAENRNSKNGIKLLDNAWRVYPDFYKLENDNNIVLDAKYKRLNYYDNESIDRNDKHQIVSYAYTLNAKKAGFIYPLEEVNCTDANKIIKIGVLNNAYNGYADCGIYKYALKIPSTKSNGEDFQNIKEFAEVMRNIENELIKVLNKF; the protein is encoded by the coding sequence ATGATTAAATTAAAAGATAATACTAAACATGAAAAATTAATAAATATAAAAGAAAATATTTCTGAAGAAGATATAATTTCAATCAAAGAAATTGCTAGTAAAACTCTTTCTGATGTGAAAGATAATATTATAATATTTCCTAACTCTATAAAAGAAAGTAAGGACTTAGAAGAAGACAGCAGAATATTTGATATTATTAATGACAGTTTATTAACTAATAATATAATGGGATTTATAAGCTATAATAATACGCAAATAAAAATATCTTCAAGGTTCGCTGTAAATGATAATGAAGATTATTTTCTGCATTATATGCTTATGAAAGTACTTTCTATTAATATTGTTAATTTAGAGCATAGTAAGGATTATGACGATTCATTTGATTTTTTAATTTATATGTTTATTAGTTTTTTCAAAAGAGCATTAAGACAGGGCCTTTTTAAACAATACAAATTAATAAAGCATAATGATGCTAATGTTAAAGGAACTATTGATATTAATAGATACATTAAAAATAATATTCCTTTCAATGGTAAAATTTCGTACAATACTAGAGAATACAGCTATGATAATAATATCACACAATTAATAAGGCACACTATAGAATATATAAACAATAAAAACAGATATCTTTTAAGTTATGATAGTGAAATAAAAAATTATGTTCAGCAGGTATTTTATTCTACTTCTAGTTATGAGAGAAATAAAAGAGAAAGTATTATAAATAAAAACTTAAAAAAATTATCTCACCCTTACTATTATGAATATGAGCCTTTAAGAAAAATATGCATTCAAATATTAAGGCATGAAAAATTAAAATACGGCAGTAATGATAATACTGTATACGGATTATTATTTGACGGAGCTTGGCTTTTTGAAGAGTATTTAAATACTTTTTTAAGCAAAGAAAATTTTATTCATGCTGAAAATAGAAATTCAAAAAATGGTATTAAATTACTTGATAATGCTTGGAGGGTTTATCCGGACTTCTATAAATTAGAAAATGATAATAATATAGTTCTTGATGCCAAATACAAAAGATTAAACTATTATGATAATGAAAGCATAGACAGAAATGACAAGCATCAAATAGTTTCTTATGCTTATACACTTAATGCTAAAAAGGCAGGTTTTATTTATCCATTAGAAGAAGTTAATTGTACCGATGCAAATAAAATTATAAAAATAGGCGTTTTAAATAATGCTTATAATGGATATGCTGATTGCGGTATATACAAATATGCTTTAAAAATTCCTTCAACAAAATCAAACGGGGAAGATTTTCAAAACATAAAAGAATTTGCTGAAGTTATGAGAAATATTGAAAATGAATTAATAAAAGTTTTAAATAAATTTTGA
- a CDS encoding bifunctional 3,4-dihydroxy-2-butanone-4-phosphate synthase/GTP cyclohydrolase II produces MENVYSTIDEALEDLRNGKIIVVSDDEDRENEGDLICAAEFATTENINFMATYAKGLICMPMSKEITNRLNLNQMVTKNTDNHETAFTVSIDHVETTTGISAVERSITALKVIDENAKPEDFRRPGHMFPLLAKEGGVLVRMGHTEATVDLMRLAGLKECGLCCEIMRDDGDMMRRDDLIDFAKKHNLKMITVSDLIDYRKKNEDLMELYAKAKMPTKYGEFEILTFVNKITKEHHVVLTMGDISSGEDVLCRVHSECLTGDALGSKRCDCGEQYDYAMRKIAEEGRGIMVYMRQEGRGIGLVNKLRAYELQDSGLDTVDANIALGFRDDMREYYEAYQMLKNLGIKSIKIMTNNPDKIKYLNNYGLEIKDRVPIQIEASEYDAFYLKTKKERMGHILD; encoded by the coding sequence ATGGAAAATGTTTACAGCACTATTGATGAAGCTTTAGAGGATTTAAGAAACGGAAAAATTATAGTTGTTTCTGATGATGAAGATAGAGAAAATGAAGGCGATTTAATCTGTGCGGCAGAATTTGCTACTACAGAAAATATCAACTTTATGGCTACTTATGCTAAGGGTTTGATATGTATGCCTATGAGTAAAGAAATTACTAATAGATTAAATTTAAATCAAATGGTTACAAAAAATACTGATAATCATGAAACAGCTTTCACAGTATCTATTGACCATGTTGAAACTACAACAGGTATATCAGCAGTTGAAAGATCTATCACAGCTTTAAAAGTTATTGATGAAAATGCTAAACCTGAAGATTTTAGACGTCCCGGTCATATGTTCCCATTACTTGCAAAAGAAGGCGGAGTATTAGTAAGAATGGGACATACTGAAGCTACTGTTGATTTGATGAGATTAGCAGGTTTAAAAGAATGTGGTTTATGCTGCGAGATTATGAGAGATGACGGTGATATGATGAGAAGAGATGATTTGATTGATTTCGCTAAAAAACATAATCTTAAAATGATAACTGTTTCTGATTTGATTGATTATAGAAAAAAGAATGAAGATTTAATGGAGCTTTATGCTAAGGCTAAAATGCCTACTAAATATGGTGAGTTTGAAATACTTACTTTCGTAAATAAAATCACAAAAGAACATCATGTAGTTTTAACTATGGGAGATATTTCAAGCGGAGAAGATGTACTTTGCAGAGTTCATTCTGAATGTTTGACAGGCGATGCATTAGGCTCAAAAAGATGCGATTGCGGTGAACAGTATGATTATGCTATGAGAAAAATTGCTGAGGAAGGCAGGGGCATCATGGTTTATATGCGTCAGGAAGGAAGAGGAATAGGACTTGTTAATAAATTAAGAGCTTATGAACTTCAGGACAGCGGACTTGATACAGTTGATGCTAATATAGCTTTGGGCTTCAGAGATGATATGCGTGAATATTATGAGGCTTATCAAATGCTTAAAAATTTAGGTATTAAGAGCATAAAAATAATGACTAATAACCCAGATAAAATAAAGTATTTGAATAATTACGGCTTAGAGATAAAAGACAGAGTACCTATACAGATAGAAGCTTCAGAGTATGATGCATTTTATCTAAAGACTAAAAAGGAAAGAATGGGTCATATTTTAGATTAA
- the ribD gene encoding bifunctional diaminohydroxyphosphoribosylaminopyrimidine deaminase/5-amino-6-(5-phosphoribosylamino)uracil reductase RibD has product MQNNMHEKYMKMAIEEAKKGEGFTSPNPLVGAVIVKDGKVIGIGYHKKCGENHAEINAFLDAKEKGENVEDADIYVTLEPCSHYGKTPPCADAIIKNKLKRVIIGCVDSNPKVAGNGIKKLKDAGIEVIVNVLEEECRKLNEVFFYYIANKRPFIVMKYAMTIDGKIATVSGKSKWITSEKTREHSHRFRNKYSAIMVGINTVIEDNPTLNCRLPNTRNPIRIILDSSLKIDLYSNICKTAKEIKTFIATISDDDKKIKELESFGIDIIKTENDNGKVSLKDLMRILGEEKDIDSVYVEGGAALHASLLKEKLVNKALIYIAPKIFGGLEAKSPIGGEGIDDPNDAVKLTEGSITKIEDDLFLEYYLQY; this is encoded by the coding sequence ATGCAGAACAATATGCATGAAAAGTACATGAAAATGGCTATAGAGGAAGCTAAAAAAGGAGAAGGTTTTACAAGTCCTAATCCTTTGGTTGGTGCTGTTATAGTGAAAGACGGAAAAGTTATAGGCATTGGATACCATAAAAAATGCGGTGAAAATCATGCAGAGATTAATGCTTTTTTAGATGCCAAAGAAAAAGGCGAAAATGTTGAAGATGCTGATATATATGTAACTTTAGAGCCTTGTTCTCATTATGGAAAAACTCCTCCTTGTGCTGATGCTATTATAAAAAATAAATTAAAAAGAGTGATTATAGGATGCGTTGATTCTAATCCCAAAGTAGCAGGAAATGGCATAAAAAAATTAAAAGATGCTGGCATTGAAGTTATAGTAAATGTGCTTGAAGAAGAATGCAGAAAATTAAATGAGGTTTTCTTCTATTATATAGCTAATAAAAGACCATTTATTGTTATGAAATATGCTATGACTATTGATGGTAAAATAGCTACTGTAAGCGGAAAATCAAAATGGATAACTTCAGAAAAAACTAGAGAGCATTCTCATAGATTTAGAAATAAATACTCTGCTATAATGGTTGGAATAAATACTGTAATAGAAGATAATCCTACACTTAATTGCAGACTTCCAAATACTAGAAATCCTATAAGAATAATTTTGGATAGTTCTTTAAAAATAGATTTGTATTCTAATATTTGTAAAACTGCTAAAGAAATAAAAACTTTTATAGCTACTATTAGCGATGATGATAAAAAAATAAAAGAACTTGAAAGTTTTGGTATAGATATAATAAAAACAGAAAATGATAATGGCAAAGTTAGTTTAAAAGATTTGATGAGAATACTCGGAGAAGAAAAAGATATTGACAGTGTGTATGTTGAAGGCGGTGCTGCTTTACATGCGAGTTTATTAAAAGAAAAGCTAGTAAATAAGGCTTTGATTTATATAGCACCAAAAATATTCGGAGGTCTTGAAGCAAAAAGCCCTATAGGAGGCGAAGGGATAGATGATCCTAATGATGCTGTTAAACTTACTGAAGGCAGCATAACAAAAATAGAAGACGATTTATTTTTAGAGTATTACTTACAATATTAA
- a CDS encoding riboflavin synthase yields MFTGIVEEIGTVKSVQSKVITIEASKIFDDLHLGDSVAVNGTCLTVSSFDNKIFNADVTQETLNRTNLGSLKNGSKVNLERAMTLSGRFGGHIVSGHIDGVGSIKSMKKDDNAIILTIEVPKHLMKYIVEKGSVAVDGISLTVASLTDNTFSIAVIPHTLKETVLYYKKEGDKVNIENDVIGKYVERLLTFKEDNDDSKKSNITMDFLLKNGF; encoded by the coding sequence ATGTTTACTGGTATAGTTGAAGAAATAGGAACTGTTAAATCTGTACAAAGCAAAGTTATCACGATAGAAGCAAGCAAAATATTCGATGATTTGCACTTAGGTGATAGTGTTGCTGTTAATGGTACTTGTTTAACAGTATCTAGTTTTGATAATAAAATATTTAATGCAGATGTTACTCAAGAAACTTTGAACCGTACTAATTTAGGAAGTTTAAAAAACGGAAGTAAAGTTAATCTTGAAAGAGCTATGACTTTAAGCGGAAGATTTGGCGGTCATATAGTAAGCGGACATATTGACGGAGTGGGAAGCATTAAGTCTATGAAGAAAGATGACAATGCTATAATACTCACTATTGAAGTGCCTAAACACTTAATGAAGTATATAGTAGAAAAAGGTTCTGTTGCTGTTGACGGCATAAGTTTGACAGTGGCAAGTTTAACCGATAATACTTTTTCTATAGCGGTTATTCCTCATACATTGAAGGAAACTGTACTTTATTATAAAAAAGAAGGTGATAAGGTTAATATTGAAAATGATGTTATAGGCAAATATGTTGAAAGGCTTTTAACATTTAAAGAAGATAATGATGATAGTAAAAAATCCAATATAACAATGGACTTTTTACTTAAAAATGGTTTTTAA